The Peribacillus sp. FSL P2-0133 genome has a segment encoding these proteins:
- a CDS encoding LysR family transcriptional regulator yields MDIKHLQYFIEVTNFNSFTRAADHLFITQPTISKMIKNLETELGVELFDRSRKQLILTDAGRVVLEQAKLIDKAFHNLETEMDNLLGLKKGHIRIGLPPIIDASFFPRILSRFHEDYPNITFQLVEDGSKKIEESVQNDLIDIGVIVLPTNTAHFHHFAFLEEDINLIVHPTHPHAYKEEIDLADLENESFILFNKDYVLRDLIISSCNEAGFSPHIVTESSRWDFIEEMVYCKLGVALLPESLCRHDERVKTIKVKNPSISWNLGFIWSKDHYLSYAAKEWLKYTREALSHK; encoded by the coding sequence ATGGATATTAAACATTTGCAATACTTTATAGAGGTAACCAATTTCAATAGCTTCACTCGTGCTGCCGACCATCTATTCATTACCCAGCCGACCATCAGCAAAATGATTAAAAACCTGGAAACCGAGCTAGGTGTTGAGCTTTTTGATCGTTCACGTAAGCAACTGATCTTGACCGATGCAGGCAGGGTTGTCTTAGAGCAGGCAAAATTGATTGATAAGGCCTTTCACAATTTAGAAACGGAAATGGACAATTTATTAGGTTTAAAAAAGGGACATATACGCATCGGGCTGCCGCCGATCATCGACGCTTCTTTCTTCCCCCGAATTCTTAGCCGTTTTCACGAGGACTATCCCAATATTACCTTTCAATTAGTAGAGGATGGTTCAAAGAAAATAGAAGAATCCGTCCAAAATGACTTAATTGATATAGGAGTAATAGTCCTGCCAACCAACACCGCACATTTTCATCATTTTGCTTTTTTGGAAGAAGACATCAACTTGATTGTTCATCCCACCCATCCGCATGCTTATAAGGAAGAAATCGATTTGGCCGACTTGGAAAACGAATCTTTCATCTTATTCAATAAAGATTACGTCCTTCGTGATCTCATCATTTCATCCTGTAATGAAGCTGGTTTTTCTCCACATATCGTTACTGAAAGCTCACGCTGGGATTTTATTGAGGAAATGGTCTACTGTAAACTTGGCGTTGCTCTATTACCGGAAAGTTTATGCCGTCATGATGAGCGCGTAAAGACAATCAAGGTTAAAAACCCCTCCATCAGTTGGAATTTGGGATTTATATGGAGTAAGGACCATTACCTTTCATACGCTGCAAAAGAATGGCTGAAATATACGAGGGAAGCGTTGTCTCATAAGTAG
- a CDS encoding universal stress protein: MLCSKILVAYDESELALKSLEKAIELANLDPAIEIQILHAVTLPIKPNIYGNAFQEIEESMLKYGKEVIKKAEALLSEIPNASQTFVVEGSAITTLLEHAKSQNCDLIIMGSRGLSGFKEFLGSVSHYIVQHSPVPVLLVK, encoded by the coding sequence TTCAAAAATATTAGTTGCTTATGATGAATCTGAATTGGCTCTTAAATCTTTAGAAAAAGCGATTGAATTAGCGAACCTGGATCCCGCTATAGAAATCCAGATACTTCACGCTGTAACGCTGCCGATCAAACCAAATATATATGGCAATGCCTTTCAGGAAATCGAAGAATCCATGCTCAAATATGGCAAGGAAGTGATTAAAAAAGCGGAAGCGCTTTTATCCGAAATCCCGAATGCATCCCAGACATTTGTCGTAGAGGGTTCAGCCATCACGACTTTATTGGAACATGCAAAATCCCAGAATTGTGATCTTATCATCATGGGCAGCCGCGGATTGAGTGGTTTCAAGGAATTCTTAGGCAGCGTGAGCCACTACATCGTTCAACATTCCCCAGTGCCCGTCTTGTTGGTCAAATAA